In the genome of Theropithecus gelada isolate Dixy chromosome 19, Tgel_1.0, whole genome shotgun sequence, the window ATTTTTGACAATGAAACTGTCACCTGTAAACGGAATTGTTTCCTTGCTCTGCATTGGTTGCAAAGAAAGAACACGCAGTTggaaacaaaaaggcaaatagaTTTTATTCCTGGCTaggatggggaaggagagaaCTCTTGCTCTAAAGACACCTTATCCCTGGGTGCGCTCATGCCTGTACTcacatcactttgggaggtcaaggtgggcggatcacctgaagtcaggagtttgaggccagcctggccaacatggtgaaaccccatctctgctaaaactacaaaaaactaacaaggcgtgtaatcccagctacacaggaggctgagacaggagaatcccttgaacccgggaggtggaggttgcagtgaaccgagattgtgccactgccctccagcttgggcaacaagagtaaaactccatctcaaaacaaacaaacaaacaaacaaacacctgaTCGCCCAGCGGTAGGGAGCTGGGAAATTTTAAGGAGTTAGCTATGGGGTGGGATGGTATGTAAGCTTGTGCAGGAAGCAACTCCAGACGCAGGTCGGATCATAAGCATGCCTCTTCATATGATGTATGTTCAGCAAATGGTGAGCATATTTTCCTCCATGGGTAGGGAGTTTAGCatgataattatatattaatgatCTAAAGGTAACCATGGGTCACTGTGTGTGGTTTGCACTTGTTTTGCCTCAGCCTTATCTTCCTCCAGTAATAAGCAAAGGAAGCATTCTGAAGATCCTGTGGCCTTTTTGGCCATCTGCAGTTCTTTTAAGCAATGCACCTATAGATaaagagactagaaaaaaaacggtttaagaaaataatgaggccaggtgcaatcCAGGATTACACCTGCAGGCCAGGTgcaatccaagcattttgggaggctgaggcaggcagatggcttgagctcaggagttagagaccagcctgggcaacatggtgaaaccaggttTCTACAAAAAATGGTGGTGGCGCCCAccggtagtcctagctactttggagaatgaggtggaggattgctccagcctgggaggttgaggctgcagtgagctgtgactgcaccactactacagcctgggcaacaaagcaagaccctatctgtaaaataaaataaataaaataggcgtTCTCTTTCTCAGCTACACCTCCAGGGCTGCCCTGGTACAAAAATGAGATGATATGTCTGTGTCAATTACATAGAAGAGAGCCTGATATATAGTCAACACTACACAAGGGCTGGTTGTGATTGCAGAACGAAGATAAGGACAACCAGGGtgaagcaaagaaaaaggaaacagatagTAGAAACAGGGACAGAGACAATTTGGAAACCGAGTGTTGGAGGGTAGCCATCCCGGGCACAGGCCAACCTTGGGTTGAAGTCCTCACACCCGACTGGGATCCCAGAGGCCTGGGGCCAGCTCTGATGTTGGGAAAGCTTGCCCTGGACAGGAAAGTCCGGCTGCAAACCCCATTCTCAGCCCTGCACATAAAAGCCAGCATGGACCATCGAGGCACTGTTGCCCAAGTGGAGACTGCTCTGGACACCTCCCAGGGGACAGTGGACGGCAGCACCTGCTGCAACACGAGGCGCAGAGGGTGCACTGCAGAGAGGAGTGAGGGCAGAGGCCAAGGCGAGGAGGGGGCCGGCTCCCGCTCTCTCCCCCTGTGTGTGCTGCGCCTTCAGGCTCCGAGCATCGCCTCCCCTGCGAGCCTAACCTAAGGCGGGGGTCTGGACGCGCGGGACCCTCTCTTTGGCTTCCCTGACGTCTCTCGCCTGCTGCAGAAGCAGAGATGCGGCCGAGTGTCTGGGCCGTGGTGGCCGCCGGGCTGTGGGTCCTGTGCACGGTGGTCACAGCGGCCCCCCGGCGCTGCCTGCTCTCGCACTACCGCTCGCTGGAGCCCCGGACGCTGGCGGCTGCCAAGGCGCTGAGGGACCGCTACGTAAGTCACCGCCCAGCCCCTGCGCCCCCTGGGACTCTGGCCCCACCGGGTTCCCATACACCCGTCCCTGTCCCCAGGGGTCCTGCGTCCTAGCGCCCAGCAGGCGCCTCTCGTATGCCAGCGACCGCAATTCCCACCACGAGACCCCCGCAGTCCCCGTCGTCAGCGCGAACGCAGGCTTAGGGTCAGTCACAGAAGGGCGCCCTGACGGGCGGACTCGGCTTCAGGTCAGAGCGCAGGGCTTTCCTGGAGGAGCGCGGGGTGCAATTCAACCCGGGTTCACGCCTTCGGGGAGCTCCCTGGTTCAGTATACGACAGGCACGACCGTTCGCTGCCAGTACCCATCCACGTCCAGGAATCCCAGACTGTGTTAGGGGCCCTGGCGTTAGGGGCCCTGGCGAGGGGGCCCAGCATACGCGAAAAGCGCCGCTTATCCCGCAGGAGGAAGAGGCGCTGAGATGGGAGCCGCGCAACTGCTCCTTCCGCCCCAGGAGGGATCCTCCGCGGCCGTCGGTGAGGCCCGGGAGCGGGCGGGGAAGGCATGGACCGGGCGCGGCCCCCTCTAACGCCCTCTGGTCCCCGCAGTCCTGCGCTCAGCTCCGCCACGTGGCCCGGGGCATCGCGGACGCCCAGGCCGTGCTCAGCGGCCTGCACCGCCCGGAGCTGCTCCCCGGCGCCTGCCCGATCCTGGAGCTGCTGGCGGCCGCGGGGAAGGACGTGGCGGCCTGCGTGAGTGACGACCGCGCCCGCCGCCCCGCCCCCTCGCCAGCTTCTCTGCATCCTCAGGCCCACGGCGTGCCCCAGCGCTTTGCGAATCTGTCCCGCTTAGCGGAAAAACCGATCCAGACCCGATTCGGGTCCTCTGGGTGTCCTCAAATCCGGGCTCGGGTCTGTGGCTGGGAGGGTCACGGGCAGATGCAGAGGGGGGCTTCGTCCTTCGCCTTCTCCATTTGCCTCATGTCCCACCTCCAGCTCGAGCTGTCACGACCAGGCTCCTCCAGGAAGGTCCCCGGGGCCCCGAGGAGGCGTCACAAACCGCGGAGAGCTGTGAGTGTAGCAGGCAATACAGGGTTAGCCTGCAGGGAGGACCGGGCGAGGCTGACAAGGACGGGACTGAGGCTGGGAGAGCGGGACTGGTGGGGGCTTCTCGGGAGGGAAGAGCCAGGCTTAGCCCCGCTGCGCTCCCTCCTGGGCTCTAGGACTCGCCTCGGTGTCGCGAAGTCAGCGTGGTCTTCAACCTCCTGCGCTTGCTCACGTGGGAGCTCCGACTGGTTGAGCACTCCGGGCCTTGCCTCTGACCCCGCCCCCTCCGGCAACACCTAAACCTCCACGCCATTGGCTGCCGAAAGCGGCTCCTTTCGCCCATTGGAGTGACCAGACAAGGCTCTCAGCCAATGGgtgctgaggcacgagaacttcTTTGCAGCTTTGGGCCTGACTTGGATCCACTGTCTCAGATACAAGATGAGTGGGTCCTTCTACAGGGAAGAGAGTGCAGTTCTCCAGGAAGCAGCGATATTTCCTCGGAGTATATTGTACGACCCTCCAAGGGTTGCTATGACAGAGACTTGAGCTCTGGAAACCGTCGCTGACCC includes:
- the LOC112612944 gene encoding interferon lambda-4; the encoded protein is MRPSVWAVVAAGLWVLCTVVTAAPRRCLLSHYRSLEPRTLAAAKALRDRYEEEALRWEPRNCSFRPRRDPPRPSSCAQLRHVARGIADAQAVLSGLHRPELLPGACPILELLAAAGKDVAACLELSRPGSSRKVPGAPRRRHKPRRADSPRCREVSVVFNLLRLLTWELRLVEHSGPCL